A part of Helicobacter fennelliae genomic DNA contains:
- the mqnP gene encoding menaquinone biosynthesis prenyltransferase MqnP, whose amino-acid sequence MNTTAIFCKLKNFSELVMFEHTIFSASFILIAMVVASHEVNGSIFMGWRVFLLCAIALVSARNFAMGFNRLCDRKIDSRNARTKHRPSVDGRISHKEIILFCLINAFVFVVASYYINDLAFYLCVPFLIVLGGYSLMKRFSSLAHLVLGISLALAPIAGVIAVEGQIPLWSVALAFGVMFWVAGFDVLYSLQDIQIDKQEGLFSIPSRFGVQNALWISRVFHCCAVGLWCVFGYLCGLGVIGFVGIFVSACMLIYEQYLVYVNFANIPKAFFATNGYLGFILFVFIVIDCMMR is encoded by the coding sequence ATGAATACAACTGCAATTTTTTGCAAACTCAAAAATTTCAGTGAATTAGTGATGTTTGAACATACGATTTTTAGCGCGTCTTTTATTTTGATCGCTATGGTTGTGGCTTCACATGAAGTCAATGGAAGTATTTTTATGGGTTGGAGAGTGTTTTTGCTTTGTGCGATTGCGCTTGTGAGTGCGCGTAATTTTGCTATGGGGTTTAATCGATTATGCGATAGAAAGATAGATTCTAGAAATGCCCGCACAAAGCATCGACCAAGCGTAGATGGTAGAATTTCACACAAAGAAATTATACTTTTTTGCCTCATTAATGCCTTTGTTTTTGTGGTGGCAAGTTATTATATCAATGACTTGGCGTTTTATCTTTGTGTGCCGTTTTTGATCGTGCTTGGCGGATATAGCTTGATGAAGCGGTTTTCATCACTTGCGCATCTTGTGCTTGGGATCTCACTCGCTCTAGCACCTATTGCAGGGGTGATTGCTGTGGAGGGGCAGATTCCGCTTTGGAGCGTGGCTTTGGCATTTGGAGTGATGTTTTGGGTGGCAGGATTTGATGTGTTGTATTCTTTGCAAGATATTCAGATTGATAAGCAAGAGGGGCTATTTTCGATTCCGAGTCGTTTTGGGGTGCAAAACGCGCTTTGGATCTCAAGAGTCTTTCATTGCTGTGCGGTTGGGCTATGGTGTGTTTTTGGGTATTTGTGTGGGCTTGGCGTGATTGGCTTTGTTGGTATTTTTGTAAGTGCGTGTATGCTTATATATGAGCAGTATCTTGTGTATGTAAATTTTGCGAATATCCCTAAAGCGTTTTTTGCAACAAATGGATATTTGGGGTTTATATTGTTTGTATTTATCGTGATTGATTGTATGATGCGATGA
- a CDS encoding DUF502 domain-containing protein has translation MGVLFRFIGKGVLALAPIIILIWILKFVYDILAAIISVIFNTTANNTLATLGIVLIMIVILAYAGYLLEKNKDFILLKMSEFFINKIPGIASIYSVLKDVVQMFSGKGSESYLGVAYVKFGESEVIGFITKEEDEYLWVFVPTTPNPTSGILFKIPKANVRKSDMSVAEGLKKVVSLGMK, from the coding sequence ATGGGTGTATTATTTAGATTTATCGGAAAGGGCGTGCTAGCCCTCGCGCCGATTATTATTCTTATTTGGATTCTGAAGTTTGTGTATGATATTTTGGCAGCAATTATTAGCGTGATTTTTAACACAACTGCAAACAACACGCTTGCTACACTTGGTATCGTGCTGATTATGATTGTGATTTTGGCGTATGCAGGGTATTTGCTTGAGAAAAACAAAGATTTTATCCTGCTAAAAATGTCTGAATTTTTTATCAATAAGATTCCCGGAATTGCCTCGATTTATAGTGTCTTAAAAGATGTTGTGCAGATGTTTTCTGGCAAAGGTAGCGAATCGTATTTAGGCGTAGCGTATGTGAAATTTGGCGAGAGTGAGGTTATAGGATTTATCACCAAAGAAGAAGATGAGTATTTGTGGGTGTTTGTCCCTACTACGCCTAATCCAACCTCTGGAATCTTGTTTAAAATCCCCAAAGCAAATGTGAGAAAGTCTGATATGAGCGTGGCTGAAGGGCTCAAAAAAGTCGTCTCGCTAGGAATGAAATAA
- the truA gene encoding tRNA pseudouridine(38-40) synthase TruA, with protein MKHFALKIAYNGTFFSGFAPQKTKHIQSVSEKILEVLQSIGIDSLPLGAGRTDKGVHALGMVITISAQEHWEANKLHHLLSQKLYPYIFIRKIWEVKEDFHPRFSATKRSYYYIFSPHLQNPFLAPYISHEHIGDIALFRQCLEACIGWHNFELFKKQGSKTKSDIRHIMYAKCKILHRFHSTYYLVHIQANGFLRAQIRMLIGAALAVSQGKLTFAEFCLQLNATKQHHTSLASPQGLFFAKVWY; from the coding sequence ATGAAACATTTTGCGCTCAAAATCGCATACAATGGCACTTTTTTTAGTGGTTTTGCACCACAGAAGACAAAACATATCCAAAGCGTGAGTGAAAAAATCCTTGAAGTATTGCAAAGTATAGGTATAGATTCTCTACCACTTGGTGCAGGCAGGACTGATAAGGGCGTGCATGCGCTAGGTATGGTGATTACTATCTCAGCTCAAGAGCATTGGGAGGCAAATAAACTTCATCATCTTCTCTCACAAAAACTCTATCCATATATTTTTATCCGCAAAATCTGGGAAGTAAAGGAGGATTTTCACCCGCGTTTTAGCGCGACAAAGCGGAGCTATTATTATATTTTCTCGCCACATTTGCAAAATCCATTTCTAGCACCTTATATCTCACACGAGCACATAGGAGATATTGCGCTTTTTCGGCAATGTCTTGAGGCTTGCATAGGTTGGCATAATTTTGAGCTTTTTAAAAAACAAGGCTCAAAAACCAAAAGCGATATTCGCCATATCATGTATGCAAAATGCAAAATCTTGCACCGCTTTCATAGCACTTATTATCTCGTGCATATCCAAGCCAATGGCTTTTTGCGTGCGCAGATTAGAATGCTTATAGGGGCTGCTCTTGCCGTCTCGCAAGGCAAGCTCACATTTGCGGAATTTTGCTTACAACTCAATGCTACAAAACAGCATCATACAAGCTTAGCAAGCCCACAGGGGTTATTTTTTGCAAAAGTGTGGTATTGA
- a CDS encoding LptF/LptG family permease yields the protein MIKKYLFLSISQIFTPFFIVLFFVASVVLLINLATITQFVKLNFLDLGQVFLYSIPNAVFFIIPITFFSACVLGLSRLSFDYELLVFFSLGISPKQILQSISALCVLASATLLLFSLVLIPLSKNAYSNFMAKKRAEVNINIRAGEFGQKLGDWLVYVDSAEDKHYRGLVLLSNNVESKEAFITADEGEILNQKGIFTLILKKGSAYFTQSGKMQKVDFEQMQVNTKTDEVMLSSYDLWKYWQQALTSHSQAKRLAQAIITSLFPVASIFLILVFGVANPRFHKNLSYVYLLVSVGLYFILMHIFSQNAPFIGIVALPIVWFIISYMLYRYYIFKTY from the coding sequence GTGATAAAAAAATATCTCTTTCTCTCTATTTCACAGATTTTCACGCCATTTTTTATCGTGCTATTTTTTGTGGCGTCTGTGGTGCTACTTATCAATCTCGCGACTATTACACAATTTGTCAAGCTTAATTTTTTAGATTTGGGGCAGGTTTTTTTGTATTCAATTCCTAATGCTGTGTTTTTCATCATTCCGATTACATTTTTTTCAGCCTGCGTGCTTGGGCTATCAAGACTTTCTTTTGATTATGAGCTTTTGGTGTTTTTTTCACTTGGCATTTCTCCAAAGCAGATTCTGCAATCCATAAGCGCGCTTTGCGTATTAGCAAGTGCCACGCTTTTGCTTTTTTCGCTTGTACTCATTCCGCTTTCAAAAAACGCCTATTCAAATTTCATGGCAAAAAAGCGCGCAGAAGTCAATATTAATATCCGCGCTGGCGAGTTTGGACAAAAGCTAGGGGATTGGCTTGTGTATGTCGATAGCGCAGAAGATAAACATTACAGAGGGCTTGTTTTGCTCTCAAACAATGTGGAATCTAAAGAGGCGTTCATCACTGCTGATGAGGGCGAAATCCTCAACCAAAAAGGAATCTTTACGCTTATCCTCAAAAAAGGTAGCGCGTATTTTACGCAATCAGGCAAAATGCAAAAGGTTGATTTTGAGCAAATGCAAGTCAATACCAAAACCGATGAAGTAATGTTAAGCTCGTATGATTTGTGGAAATATTGGCAGCAAGCACTCACTTCGCATTCACAAGCCAAACGGCTCGCTCAAGCAATCATCACTTCGCTTTTTCCTGTGGCGAGTATATTTTTGATTCTTGTGTTTGGGGTGGCAAATCCTCGCTTTCACAAAAACCTTAGCTATGTGTATTTGCTTGTGAGCGTTGGGCTGTATTTTATTTTGATGCATATTTTTAGCCAAAATGCTCCATTTATCGGAATTGTCGCTTTGCCTATTGTGTGGTTTATCATCTCATATATGCTGTATCGATATTATATTTTTAAAACTTACTAA
- a CDS encoding prepilin peptidase — protein sequence MLEHIEIILDSFWDFDMSLMQNWIGIICGFCIGLVGFFMIATHTASRRILSIISAIICALIGYVYEPLIAIYASFVCIFVLSLCVWDIQQYAVPNWQNLILLALGGIKFIFVLDLDIFEDMFMGAGVIGLVYVIGKMLLHKEILGEADIVFCASVGALFGMYNLILSIFWGCVLACAVFVLYKLAHKHLYKIPLIPFISGGFVIGIMV from the coding sequence ATGTTGGAGCATATAGAAATTATCCTTGATTCGTTTTGGGATTTTGATATGTCTTTAATGCAAAATTGGATAGGCATTATATGCGGATTTTGCATTGGGCTTGTCGGGTTTTTTATGATCGCCACACACACTGCATCACGTAGAATCTTAAGTATTATATCAGCGATTATCTGCGCGCTTATCGGATATGTATATGAGCCACTGATAGCCATATATGCAAGCTTTGTGTGTATTTTTGTCCTCTCACTTTGTGTGTGGGATATACAACAATACGCCGTGCCAAATTGGCAGAATCTCATACTCCTAGCCTTAGGTGGCATAAAATTTATTTTTGTTTTGGATTTAGACATATTTGAAGATATGTTTATGGGTGCTGGGGTGATTGGGCTTGTTTATGTTATTGGCAAAATGCTTTTACACAAAGAAATCTTAGGCGAGGCAGATATTGTATTTTGCGCAAGTGTCGGCGCGCTTTTTGGTATGTATAATCTCATCTTAAGCATTTTTTGGGGTTGCGTCTTGGCATGCGCGGTGTTTGTCCTCTACAAGCTCGCACACAAACATCTCTACAAAATTCCACTCATACCATTTATAAGCGGTGGATTTGTGATAGGAATCATGGTGTGA
- a CDS encoding protein-L-isoaspartate(D-aspartate) O-methyltransferase, whose translation MQQIKTHLMCDEIQKQFPALQANIKKAMQAVDREVFVPESLRHLAFSIDPLPMANDQWISSPLTVAKMTQYLTPGDSVLEIGCGSGYQAMVLAQLFRRVFSIERIEKLLLEARERIRKSGVSNIITKLDDGKNGWKEYAPYDRILFSACLQQEIPQTIINQLEEGGILVAPIQEGNTQIIKRFTKRNGILCHEEILEQCLFVPVMDGIAK comes from the coding sequence ATGCAGCAAATAAAAACTCATCTTATGTGCGATGAAATCCAAAAGCAATTTCCAGCACTTCAGGCAAATATCAAAAAAGCTATGCAAGCTGTGGATAGAGAAGTATTTGTGCCAGAATCTTTGCGACATCTTGCCTTTAGTATCGATCCGCTACCAATGGCAAATGATCAATGGATCTCCTCACCTCTAACCGTGGCTAAAATGACTCAATACCTCACACCCGGCGATAGTGTGCTTGAGATTGGGTGCGGAAGTGGCTATCAAGCAATGGTTTTGGCTCAACTATTTCGGCGCGTCTTTAGCATAGAGCGGATTGAAAAGCTACTTTTGGAAGCAAGAGAGAGAATTAGAAAAAGTGGAGTAAGCAATATCATCACAAAGCTTGATGATGGCAAAAATGGTTGGAAAGAATACGCCCCTTATGATAGAATCTTATTTTCAGCCTGCTTGCAGCAAGAGATTCCACAAACAATCATCAATCAATTAGAAGAAGGCGGAATCCTTGTCGCGCCGATTCAAGAGGGCAACACGCAAATCATCAAACGATTTACCAAACGCAATGGAATCTTATGCCATGAAGAGATTTTAGAGCAATGTTTGTTTGTGCCTGTGATGGACGGCATAGCAAAATAG
- a CDS encoding carbon-nitrogen hydrolase family protein, translated as MTFKEISALQITTKQNFQTNLKKLKEAISKNKKDSITLTPELMLSGFSYQKMEEASEFSKIATQELLQMSADRTIITTMIEKKNHRFYNNLKVFSKGELIHKQSKHHLFTLGDEHLHFEAGSVDEIIPFYIDSIKCAALICFELRFVELWQEVRGVDIVFVPVQWGKQRKHHLETLSRALAIINQCFVVVSASSNLQMAKSSSIITPYGNVYSNEDSENITHKIDLKEVAKMRKYIDTGINECSK; from the coding sequence ATGACTTTTAAAGAAATATCCGCATTACAAATCACAACCAAGCAAAACTTTCAAACCAATCTCAAAAAGCTCAAAGAAGCCATAAGCAAGAATAAAAAAGATTCTATCACGCTTACGCCAGAGCTTATGTTAAGTGGATTTAGTTACCAAAAAATGGAAGAAGCAAGCGAATTTTCCAAAATCGCCACGCAGGAATTACTCCAAATGAGTGCTGATAGGACGATCATCACAACAATGATTGAGAAAAAAAACCATAGATTCTACAATAACCTCAAAGTATTCTCAAAAGGCGAGCTTATCCACAAACAATCCAAACATCATCTCTTCACACTTGGCGATGAGCATTTGCATTTTGAGGCGGGTAGTGTCGATGAGATTATTCCTTTTTATATAGATTCTATCAAATGTGCGGCACTCATTTGCTTTGAATTGCGCTTTGTGGAGTTGTGGCAAGAAGTGCGAGGCGTTGATATTGTCTTTGTGCCTGTGCAATGGGGCAAACAGCGAAAGCATCACCTTGAGACACTAAGCAGAGCTTTAGCGATTATTAATCAATGCTTTGTTGTCGTGAGCGCAAGCTCAAATCTCCAAATGGCAAAATCAAGCTCAATCATCACGCCATATGGAAATGTATATAGCAATGAAGATTCTGAAAACATCACACACAAAATCGACCTCAAAGAAGTGGCAAAAATGCGTAAATACATCGACACAGGAATCAATGAATGCAGCAAATAA
- a CDS encoding ribonucleotide-diphosphate reductase subunit beta: MPITRKKIYNPESNESVNDRKIFGGNPTSIFDLNKIKYQWAYDLWKKMLANSWYPEEVNMNDDKRDYKILSEEEKTGYDRALAQLIFMDSLQTNNLIDNVNPYITSPEINLALVRQAFEEALHSSSYAVMVESISENTDEIYEMWRKDMQLKSKNDYIADVYINLASNPTEHNITKALFANQILEGIYFYSGFCFFYTLARNEKMKSSAQMIRFIQRDEITHLMLFQRIINALRDERADLFTKALEEEVIEMFRRAVEVEIAWGEYITQGHIMGLTDELIDKYIKFLADDRLKRVGLPKLYNQKNPIEWINKFSSFNDQRTNFFEQKVVNYTKGSLNFDDF, encoded by the coding sequence ATGCCCATAACGCGCAAAAAAATCTACAACCCAGAATCTAATGAATCTGTTAATGACAGAAAGATATTTGGCGGGAATCCAACTTCTATTTTTGATCTCAACAAAATCAAATACCAATGGGCGTATGATTTATGGAAAAAAATGCTTGCAAACTCGTGGTATCCTGAAGAAGTCAATATGAATGATGATAAGCGCGACTACAAAATACTAAGCGAAGAGGAGAAAACAGGCTACGATAGAGCATTAGCGCAACTTATTTTTATGGATTCTTTGCAGACAAATAACCTCATCGATAATGTCAATCCATACATTACAAGCCCTGAGATTAATTTAGCTCTTGTCAGACAAGCATTTGAAGAGGCGCTACATAGTAGCTCTTATGCAGTAATGGTAGAATCTATCTCTGAAAACACCGATGAAATCTATGAAATGTGGCGTAAAGATATGCAGCTTAAATCAAAAAACGACTATATCGCTGATGTGTATATCAATCTCGCCTCAAACCCCACAGAGCACAATATCACAAAAGCACTTTTTGCAAATCAGATTCTGGAAGGCATATATTTTTATAGTGGATTCTGCTTTTTTTATACATTAGCAAGAAATGAAAAAATGAAATCAAGCGCGCAAATGATACGATTTATCCAGCGCGATGAAATCACGCATTTAATGCTTTTTCAAAGGATTATCAATGCTTTGCGCGATGAGCGAGCGGATCTTTTTACAAAAGCACTTGAAGAAGAAGTCATCGAGATGTTTAGAAGGGCTGTGGAAGTTGAGATTGCATGGGGTGAATACATCACGCAAGGGCATATTATGGGGCTTACAGATGAGCTCATTGACAAATATATCAAATTCTTAGCTGATGATAGGCTAAAGCGCGTAGGACTTCCTAAGCTTTATAATCAAAAAAATCCGATAGAATGGATCAATAAATTCTCAAGCTTTAACGACCAGCGGACAAACTTTTTTGAGCAAAAAGTAGTTAATTACACAAAAGGGAGCTTAAATTTTGATGACTTTTAA
- a CDS encoding carbon-nitrogen hydrolase family protein, with translation MKITIFQQSHIKPKDPQFSAFCKKFPKQTLIVLGEYVLNPFFHTLVTLSSKQILQHSIAQINYLEQLAKKHSISFFAPIIMGESTRLIKQLVFIDGTTKSEPLFYTQQKLIGYEHWNEAGFFANPKVKNFKDPFLFRYCGFTIAGLFGFEIHFDELWLKLKKAGVDMVLLPTANTFGSYERWRELCKMRAFLNGCMIVRANRVGKLAIENQEWEFYGDSLIAMPNGEIIDWLGEGEEILSLEIEKEEITKIALEWGFRQKYTP, from the coding sequence ATGAAAATTACTATTTTTCAGCAATCACACATCAAGCCAAAAGATCCGCAATTTAGCGCGTTTTGTAAAAAATTTCCAAAACAAACCCTTATCGTGCTTGGTGAATATGTGCTTAATCCATTTTTTCACACTCTAGTAACCCTCTCTTCCAAACAAATCCTTCAGCATTCTATCGCACAAATTAATTATTTAGAACAGCTTGCCAAAAAACATTCTATAAGCTTTTTTGCACCAATTATTATGGGGGAATCTACACGACTTATTAAACAGCTTGTTTTCATTGATGGCACTACCAAATCAGAGCCATTATTTTATACTCAGCAAAAACTCATCGGATACGAGCATTGGAATGAGGCGGGATTTTTTGCAAATCCTAAAGTCAAAAATTTTAAAGATCCGTTTCTGTTTAGATATTGTGGATTTACGATTGCTGGGCTTTTTGGCTTTGAGATACATTTTGATGAATTATGGCTCAAGCTCAAAAAAGCGGGCGTGGATATGGTGCTTTTGCCCACGGCAAATACTTTTGGCTCTTATGAACGTTGGCGTGAGCTTTGCAAAATGAGAGCATTTCTCAATGGCTGTATGATCGTGCGCGCTAATCGCGTAGGAAAACTAGCTATTGAGAATCAAGAATGGGAATTTTATGGTGATAGTTTGATTGCTATGCCAAATGGAGAGATTATTGATTGGCTTGGTGAGGGAGAGGAGATTTTATCACTTGAAATCGAAAAAGAAGAGATCACCAAAATAGCTTTGGAATGGGGATTTAGACAAAAATACACTCCATAA
- the xseB gene encoding exodeoxyribonuclease VII small subunit, with amino-acid sequence MQDFESKIEKAKQILAQLNAQDLSLKSGLELYKQGIKELKEAQDMLEKAKLEYEEIKAQDIQDNK; translated from the coding sequence ATGCAAGATTTTGAAAGCAAAATAGAAAAAGCAAAACAGATTCTAGCACAGCTCAACGCTCAAGATTTAAGCCTCAAAAGCGGGCTTGAGCTCTACAAACAAGGTATAAAAGAACTCAAAGAAGCACAAGATATGCTAGAGAAAGCAAAACTAGAATACGAAGAGATCAAAGCACAAGACATTCAAGATAATAAATAA
- a CDS encoding sodium-dependent transporter: MKNFSQIGFILATLGSSIGLGHIWRFPYMAGQNGGGAFVLLFLVLLLVIGVSLLLADMIIGNRGKKDVVSCFEMLDPTPTKKWKYAGIAIIGGPLILSFYAVILGWILYYLVVVSFDLPKDLRTSKQTFEYLMGAGIYWQIIGFSGCLFLSALIVSFGIKKGIELLNLVLMPLLFIIFIGLLVYTLFQPSFLKAWHFLFDFKYEAIDANVLISALSQVFFSLSLGVGTIITYAAATSNSQNLFKSALWIVLTGLLISIIAGLMIFTFFFGYDGDLGEDSTQSIGLVFISLPLIFSEFGSTGQILSVAFLLALLFAGITSTISMLEPMVSFLVNRHNFSRISATWGVSFIVFIIGMFALYSMTKDYKALLSFGGKNIFVWLNFLTASFIMPLSSLCCILFLGFVIKKDTLRSYTTSFLNHTLFEIWYFIIRFVAPIVIVSILIFKLLEPQ; encoded by the coding sequence ATGAAAAACTTTTCACAAATTGGATTCATACTCGCAACCTTAGGGAGCTCCATTGGTTTGGGGCATATTTGGAGATTTCCATATATGGCTGGGCAAAATGGTGGCGGGGCGTTTGTGTTGTTATTTTTGGTGCTTTTGCTTGTGATTGGCGTGAGTCTTTTGCTTGCTGATATGATTATTGGCAATAGAGGCAAAAAAGATGTTGTCAGCTGTTTTGAAATGCTTGATCCAACGCCCACAAAAAAATGGAAATATGCAGGCATTGCAATCATTGGCGGACCGCTTATTTTGTCTTTTTATGCGGTGATTTTGGGCTGGATTCTGTATTATCTTGTGGTAGTGAGCTTTGATCTGCCAAAAGATCTTCGCACCTCAAAGCAAACCTTTGAATACCTCATGGGAGCTGGAATCTATTGGCAAATTATCGGCTTTAGCGGTTGTTTATTTCTCTCGGCACTCATTGTTTCATTTGGGATAAAAAAAGGCATAGAGCTTTTAAATCTCGTGCTTATGCCATTACTTTTTATTATTTTTATTGGGCTGTTAGTTTATACTTTGTTTCAGCCTTCATTTTTGAAAGCGTGGCATTTTTTGTTTGATTTTAAGTATGAGGCAATCGATGCAAATGTCCTTATTAGCGCACTCTCGCAAGTGTTTTTCTCGCTTAGTCTTGGCGTTGGGACGATTATCACTTATGCTGCTGCTACATCAAATTCTCAAAATCTTTTCAAAAGTGCGCTATGGATCGTGCTTACAGGCTTATTGATTTCAATCATCGCAGGGCTTATGATTTTTACTTTTTTCTTTGGGTATGACGGTGATTTAGGAGAGGATAGCACACAAAGCATTGGATTAGTGTTTATTTCACTTCCGCTTATTTTTTCAGAATTTGGTTCAACGGGGCAGATTCTCTCCGTCGCGTTTTTGCTAGCATTGCTCTTTGCTGGGATCACTTCGACTATTTCGATGCTAGAGCCTATGGTCTCATTTCTTGTCAATCGGCATAATTTCAGTCGCATAAGCGCGACTTGGGGGGTGAGCTTTATTGTATTTATCATCGGTATGTTTGCGCTGTATTCGATGACTAAGGACTACAAAGCCCTGCTTAGCTTTGGTGGCAAAAACATATTTGTATGGCTAAATTTTCTCACTGCAAGTTTTATCATGCCTCTAAGCTCATTATGCTGCATTCTTTTTTTGGGCTTTGTAATCAAAAAAGACACTCTGCGATCTTATACAACCTCATTTCTAAACCACACACTTTTTGAAATATGGTATTTTATCATTCGATTTGTCGCGCCGATTGTGATTGTTAGTATTTTGATTTTTAAATTACTCGAACCACAATAA
- a CDS encoding sodium-dependent transporter: MMKNFSQIGFILATLGSSIGLGHIWRFPYMAGQNGGGAFVLLFLVLALSVGVAMLIGEMLIGHKTKKNTADAFKELDPNPKKMWKYAGLTLFGGPFILTFYCIVLGWVLYYLFVVSFNLPLDSKEAEVVFTSLLTSSLSAQIASFSAILFFTGLIVSFGIKDGIERLNIVLIPLLFVIFIGLLVYAMFQPSFLQAWHFLFDFKYEAINFNVIVAAMGQMCFSLSLGIGIIITYSASTKENQNLLKSALWVTIPGVLISLIAGLMIFTFVYQYDVQAGDEAGLVFQALPIVFSKIGMGGVVISVLFFVGLAFAGITSTVSLLEPSVMFFVQKYQKNRIATTWAIVGCIYMCGLVLILSLHRDYEGIFNIFGQSLFKWVDFSSSAVIMPLGALVGVIFVGWVIKKQNLSAMTQYFLSPRIFILWFYIIRFVAPLIIIVAWVGLILESRDYTYATIFKSFISWVEHIFGLGSN, encoded by the coding sequence ATAATGAAAAACTTTTCACAAATTGGATTCATACTCGCAACCTTAGGGAGCTCCATTGGTTTGGGGCATATTTGGAGATTTCCATATATGGCTGGGCAAAATGGTGGCGGAGCGTTTGTGTTGTTATTTTTGGTGCTTGCTCTAAGCGTTGGCGTAGCTATGTTAATTGGTGAAATGCTTATTGGTCATAAAACCAAAAAAAACACTGCTGATGCATTCAAAGAGCTTGACCCAAACCCCAAAAAAATGTGGAAATACGCAGGATTAACGCTTTTTGGAGGACCATTTATCCTGACTTTTTATTGCATTGTTTTGGGCTGGGTGCTGTATTATTTATTTGTCGTAAGTTTTAATCTCCCGCTAGATTCCAAAGAAGCGGAAGTAGTTTTTACCTCTCTTCTTACTTCAAGCCTTAGCGCACAAATCGCTAGTTTTAGCGCAATACTTTTTTTTACAGGGCTGATTGTCTCATTTGGGATAAAAGATGGCATTGAGCGACTCAATATCGTGCTGATACCTTTGCTTTTTGTGATTTTTATCGGGCTTTTAGTCTATGCGATGTTTCAGCCATCATTTTTGCAGGCGTGGCATTTTTTGTTTGATTTTAAGTATGAGGCGATAAATTTCAATGTAATTGTAGCTGCAATGGGGCAAATGTGCTTTTCTCTTAGCCTTGGTATTGGCATTATCATCACTTATTCAGCCTCAACAAAAGAAAACCAAAATCTCCTCAAAAGTGCGCTGTGGGTTACTATTCCCGGAGTGCTTATTTCGCTTATCGCAGGGCTTATGATATTTACTTTTGTCTATCAGTATGACGTGCAAGCAGGCGATGAAGCTGGGCTTGTTTTTCAGGCTCTGCCTATTGTGTTTTCCAAAATAGGTATGGGTGGAGTTGTTATCTCTGTGTTGTTTTTTGTCGGGCTTGCATTTGCAGGGATCACTTCAACGGTTTCTTTGCTTGAGCCAAGCGTGATGTTTTTTGTCCAAAAATACCAAAAAAATCGTATTGCGACAACTTGGGCGATTGTGGGTTGTATTTATATGTGCGGGTTGGTATTGATTTTGTCTTTGCATAGAGATTATGAGGGGATTTTCAATATCTTTGGGCAGAGCCTTTTTAAATGGGTTGATTTTTCTAGCTCGGCAGTGATTATGCCACTTGGAGCGTTGGTTGGGGTGATTTTTGTAGGCTGGGTTATCAAAAAGCAGAATCTAAGTGCAATGACGCAGTATTTTTTATCGCCTAGAATCTTTATTTTGTGGTTCTATATCATTCGTTTTGTCGCCCCGCTCATTATCATTGTCGCGTGGGTTGGGCTGATTTTAGAATCTAGAGATTATACCTATGCAACGATTTTCAAATCCTTCATATCATGGGTGGAGCATATTTTTGGATTGGGATCAAATTAA